DNA sequence from the Euwallacea fornicatus isolate EFF26 chromosome 15, ASM4011564v1, whole genome shotgun sequence genome:
TTTTTGggtaccctgtataaaaaagtttaaaagtatCTTCGTAAATCGTATTTTTTCGAGAAGCAGAAACTTTTATCAAGAATAACTATTTGTCGAAAAACGACatttttttgtctatttgTCCTCTTGGGCCCTCTATCTGTAGACATACTGTATATCCCTAAATCCTAGCCAATCTTTATGGTCATCAGAGAAAGTGAGCAACGATATAGCTGGTAACTTGACGCTGTCTTAAGGGTTAAGAGGTTCCGAATAAAGTTCAGATGCTTCATTGGAATTCTCTTgacaaattgcaaaaactaGGAGCATATCATAATATtcatagttttcaaattgCTGATTATCATTCATGTTGGCTGACATAATATGAATACAAAGGTAACTTTAAGACAACtgcaattatattattaaattttgacaatcGCAAATGTCAATAGATAAGTTAAGTAttctattgttttaaatatggTTGACTGTTGATCATGGCACACTACGTAATATCCTCTTTCagaaaatgtcaattattgtcattattatttgaaataaccatATCGAGTTTAGCATCTTTGGAATGGGGAAAATTGGGGgaatcaaaataagtaaaaatatacaggttgtcccattaaaaaaaacataagtttggtccatatctcgaaaactaagaattataaataaaatctgagTATGCCACTGGATTCTTCGTAAAAATCTCTATCCGACACCgtttatacattttcaataacttaaCACATATTCAAACTATAGGGGGGGTcccaaaatacaatattttcaaaaacgcccTGTAGTGCAAAAACTAAGATAGCTGGATCAATTCTGTTAACGTCATCATTAGTTTCACTAAAAAGTGACACAGGTTCGCGAAAACCGCATCTTTTTATCTTTGTTAATGTCCGAGATATCCCACGATTACAAcgaaaatgggacaccctgtactaTCAAGGGTACAGATCAATCGTATCGAAGAAGTCTCAACTCCTGATGTCGATATCTGCACTGACAATATTTATTCAGTCAATCTTGATGACGAACTAGCAGAATCTTTAATAAATGAGGAACTGTTAATATCTCAAGCTTATGACCAAATAAGAGGCGGTAACACCATCCTAACAAGTGTAGAAGATCCTATAATAAGAAACCTTACGTTGACATATGCAGGGTGGGccaatgaaaatgaaacaaggttgatttctcatatttactatttttatttcgagggGGAACTTTTTACGACCATTGCCAACCTTGCCACTTTCAACCCTTTGGCAGGGGAAGGTGCAACCCTTAAACCTTAAATGGGATTAGGAGTTAAGTGAtgcctcattttaaagatcatCGAAATCTCTTTTCAACgctatcaagttttttttaattcgatgtagtagttttcgagaaatcacATTACAAATGTCCAGTAGGTCGGGAAATTTAAGCGAGCTCACTGCACAATGCGGTAGGTCTGAATGGCGAGAAAAAACTATTGTTATTCGCGTGAAAAGCAGGATTTTGTAGGTGGGCTACATGAAAACCGAAGcctgttttataaaaattaattttgccgTGTTACCggattaaattgaaatgtgGAAGATAGCTGGATACTAATAAGCCTCAAAAGATGAGGGAGTTTCAGCTCCTTCCAATTCTAAACTTAGAAGAAATTTATAAGTAGATCATCCTATCCACTGTTTAACGACAAGGGAAACATCATATGTTATCTCAATAATAGGGATTTCTTCTTCGAGgctcataatttattttaaaaactggtACTTTCCCTTTGACGAAATGGTCTATGcttttcttgtattttcagaaatttagcAAAGAATAGCTAATATAGTCACAACATCCCATTCCAAGAGTGGTTAATGGATTTATTCAGACAAGCTAAAAAATCCATGAAGCACCCTGTAAAATTGAAGTCAGTGTGAAAGCGAATTTATACAAGCACGTTACGTCTGGGTCAATATCATCGATGGAGAGTTTAATTACCTTTCGATACGTGAATTTCCACTAATTCGAATATCCAATTTAAGAATGGACTAAATCAGTTCTTGTTAAAGTTAGCATCTGCGCATATGTCatggatttttttacagaGTTCAATATTTGTGGAGTAAAATTAGCTTCCACATTATTTACATTGTTATCTATAGCCTTGTTCAGAggatgaagaaaaatttgtacTGTCACCGGGCCGGGCTGGTCATCACTATATgtataactttatttaaattttcttcagtaAATACTAATTCGCGAGTCTGAGGGGTGGAACCGAGCATTCGCACGGATCGGACGTATCGCTTGATAATAGTGCccaaacataaacaattttttatcgcGTCGTGCGGTCGAGTTAAAAACCCAACCCGTAAAACGCATCGATATATACGAGCTATTCGCGCTCTCTTTCAAAGATCATGGATCCTGGGAGTTCCTTTGAATCCGAATCGGATCAGGGCTCTCGGGACGGGCCTTTTCAGGTGCCTAGAGGGAAAAAACGTGGGAGGAAACCAAAATCCGCACCCACTACTCCAACCACTCCTCGAGTTGAAACGAAAAGACCAGCTCTCGAGAGACAAATCACTGCCGAAACCAATAATATGGATACAACATCAACGCCAACAACCTTAGAATCAACATTAACATCacccaaaacaaaaacaacaatcGAGATCACAGGAAAAAAACCACTTACCAACAAATCACACACATTCACTGTGTACTTAAAGACAACAATCTCGAGACTGGAGTTCGCCCTCAGATGGGAGGAGCTGGTTCCGGGAAATCAAGACATAAttatcaaacttgaaaaaactTTCCGCATCAAAACAAATGATGAGAAAACAACAAACGGCCTGATGACGCTGACCAACAGCGGAACCGTGTCGTCATTCAATCTCACGTCTTCACCAAATTCCACCCTCAACACATCAAATTCAACGGCCAACCCCCTTTTAATACCCACCTACTCAGCCGTTGTGACCGGAGTGGACCTCGAAATCAGCGACGACTTATTCCGCCaaaatctagaaaaaattggtttgacCAAAATAAGATTCTGCAAAAGAATAATCTCACGTGCCAGAAACACCCCGACATATATGATTAGACTAATTACTGGAAACCTAGCAACATATGAGAAACTGATGAACGGTCGAACGGTCCAATTCCTGGGCCGTGTGTTCAGGGTGGTGGAGAGCAAACCGCCACCACCTGTGCCTGCTCCATGCAGCAAATGCAATCAATATTCACATCGTACCGAAGACTGCAAGCAACCTATAAAGTGTACTAAATGTCAGGGCCCTCACTCAACCTCAACATGCAAATCTCCCCTGCCGCCAAAATGCATCGTTTGCAATTCAGAAGAACACGCAGCATGGAGCAGAAAGTGCCCGAAAAGACCAACCGCACCAATCGAGGGAATACCTAATGTGAAAATTAAGTGTATTAACAGAACCACAACCGAGGTGTCACAGTCAGTCAAAGAACAAAGCAGAATTCACTCTCCGTTAACCACACACAACTATAtaatcaataaatataaacaccAAATTAACAAATCAAATAACCTCAACCGAgatgaacttttaaaaaaattgaaaaaacaatttattgatgACTTCAAAGTTGACACCTCGGTTGTGTTTTTCGGAagttatatgtatattttaatgcTTGATATCCTAGAACCTAACCGCAGCTCCCATACCGAACCACAGGACCAACTACGACAGACCATCACAAATTTGCAGCCTTCACAATAATATACAGCAACATCAATGGACTGAACAACAAGAAACACTTAATATACAATTACATAGAACGCAACGACATTGACTGCTGTCTGTTTGTTGAAACCAAGACAAAGACTGGACAAACACCACGCTACAGAGACTGGCAATATATATGTAGACACGgcaatattataaacaatgCTAGGGGAGGGGCAACCGTACTAGCAAATCCCAAGATCAAACTTGGAAAGGCCAACCCACCAACACTTAACAACAGACTCAACGATAGCATCCACTTCACTATCCCTTTCTTAGACGACAAAATCCACATTTTCCTCGTATATATCCATCCCTTTTCACCAATCGAACAGACAATACTGACCAAGGCATGCCtctataaatattcaattatcaTTGGAGACTTAAACatgaacaataataaaaccaGACAGCTTGAAACATTCCTCGGAAACTCTGACTTTGTGAAAGTTGAAACTCCACCAACGTTTTTAATGCCTGACAACCCGGACTCTACACCTGACGTCTTTCTACATACAAAAAACCTTGACATAAATATCAACAACGTGAAATTGACAAACGAGCTTGGGTCGGACCATCTAGGAATGACCTTTGAACTTGACATTGATCAAACTCCACTGACTAACATAGaaccaaataaaaaacttaatctACAGAGAACAGATTTAGACAAAGTAAAACAATTCATAcacaattttgtacaaacagGCGATATAACCATTGAGACGATTCAACAACAACTGACGCAGGCTGTCGAAAAATACACACCACTGATAAAGAAAAGCTTCTTTCAGCACGCATTGCCGAGGTTTATTCTGAGGCTAATCAAACAGAAAAGAGACCTATACAGACAGTATACACTATTACAGGACAATGAACTAAAACGGACGCTAAACAAACTCAACAGAAATATCAAGACTCTAATTTATGAATACAGACAGGACAAATGGCTGAAAGCTTGCCAGGAGATAGAAAACGATAGAGGCAAATCGTACtggcagaaaataaaaaaactgtctcGGTACAAATCGAATAATACCACTGCATACATCCACGAAAACGGACATCAACTGTACACAGACCAACAAAAAGCTGACGCATTCGCCAGACACTATCAGGGGACTTTCAGTAACTCAACCAACCCAAACTTTGACCAACAGACATGGGAAGAGATAAACGACTGGTACGACAATTACTTTGAGACAGTCCCAAACAACCTAAACAATCTAATTACTGACGCGGAATACGACGAAGGACTGACCCACCTCAAAAATACAGCACCAGGAAAGGACATGATAAAGAGCCAAATACTAAAAAACCTAACACCAGAATCCCACGATGTAATGTTGAGAGCTCTAAACCACCATATGACCAATAACACAATACCAGACTGTTGGAAAAGAGGCATAATTATACCGATCCCGAAAAACGGACAAGATAAGTCACAAGTACAGAACTATCGACCTATTACGCTGCTTCCAGTTTTAagtaaactatttgaaaacatCATAAAAAACAGACTTGACGAACATTTAGCACGACACATACCGATTTACCAATTTGGATTTAAGAAGAAGCAATCAACAATTCACCCTCTTTTTACCTTGACGAACAATATACAGACCACACAACtaaacaacaacaaatcaGCCTGCCTATTTATGGACATCAATAAGGCTTTTGATAGTGTTTGGCATAAAGGACTTCTATACAAACTACACCGACTTAACACACCGAAATACTTAGTTCacatagtaaaaaatttacttgacGATAGACTACTTGAAGTTCGAATTGATAACACGCTCTCATTCCCGTTCTCCCCACAGCAAGGCCTGCCCCAGGGCTCGCCCCTCTCCCCTTTACTTTACAACATATATTGCCACGACATTTATAACCACAACTTACTGAACAAAAACGACATAGACTTAACGGCGtacatattacaatatgcTGACGACACGGCGCTGGTAGTACATGACAAAACGACAAAGAAAGCCGTAGACCGATTGCAGATGCTAATGGACGACACTATGACCTGGTTTTATAAGTGGAGGCTAACACCGAATCCCGCTAAGAACCAGCTTTTACTGACAAATCACAGAACTAAGGAAAACTCCCCGACACTTACAGCAGACGGACATACAATACACCCCACTAACGACGTAAAATACCTGGGCGTAACTATAGaccacaaattgaaatttaacaaacatGTACAAAACATAAGGACAGAAATTACGAGACGAACAAAACACTTTCGACCACTGACATACAAAAACAAGGGAATCAGCACGAAGACAGCGACAAGAATTTACAAATCGATCTGCAGACCCCTTTTAGACTACGGACACATAGTGAGAACAAACGCTACCGAAAAAACCAAAAGACATATACAGACAACAGAACAAATGGTCTTTCTGCCCGTGATATTTACAAGTTCAAGTTAGACATATACATTAACAACAGAAGagaagtgaagaaaaaaaaaaaaccaacggTCTTCCTATATTCCATAATGCTCTTGCAGGGAATTGGTAGGGAAGAGGAATCGGGATTGTCTAGTACTTCTCGTCAAACAAAGTGGGTTTAGTATTGTCCTATTGTTGGAATTGTTCTTCCATTTTGTTTGAAGGTTTAGTAGTCTGTTCGTAATTCGTGTCATGTTTGTGCGTTGGTACAGTAATTGGTTAGGGGGATTGTGGCGAGGGTTATTGGGATGTCTTATTTTAGTGATTAGTCTTAGAGCGATTTGTTCTGTTGTTTGTATGtgttgtttagttttttcagTGGAATTTGCCAACATTACGTGTCCGTAGTCAAGTATTGGTCTGCATATtgctttatacagggtggtcatttagtgcggtctcggaaaattacggctaaacaatttaatattttgaatttcttttttttgcgttatatagaactcgattatgggtacattctaaaattgttttcgttttatacagggtgttctaaataagtggaaaatatcaaagttatgtttttttaaataggacgccccatatattaatatcgttttagatttcttgagaaaaataaatgtaagtttcattaaggtttacttgtcctaaatcttaaggatttcgaaataattaagtttttttaaaaaaatcatgcaattttaaaaactttgttttgaaggaagtttaaactggagtaaatcgaaattcataccaaaccttagatatgagacgtattttatgccagaattattaaaattgaaatatctcatacagtgcgtccaaaaaataacatgaaaattgcattctttttgaaaggaaataacttgcttaatttaaatagaacaccccatattttattactcgaaataagagataaacatatgactaatcaaaaatcgttacactttcctatacctaaatgtacaggttttcttcgaaaaataagatttaagaaaaggtagcaaattttattactttttatatcAGTTGCTATGGTTACCTCCAAAATGGCaacatatttacaatttacttTATCTAAATCGATGTCAAAACTTgattaatgattatttttatttacaggtatgcattttaactttaattatagctttgctacatttttttcaaattttagtataacattaaaatgaattttcctaTGAGCGAAATGGTAGATATGATTTATACTTTGGGTAGAGCAGAGGAAAATCCTTTGCTTGTCTCAAGGCTCTATGCTGAACGATTTCCTGATCGACGACACCCAactcaaaaatcatttttgaaattatatcaAAGATTCAATGAAACTGGCTCTCTCGCCTATAAAAGAAATGAACGAAACAAAACcgtaaataatgaagaaaataactttcaaGTTCTCGCACATGTGATTGAAGACCCCAACGCCagccaaagaaaaattagcaagaaatttggaatatcCAAAACATCAGttcacaatattttgaaaaaaaatcaatttcatccTTATCACTACCAATTGCATCAAGAACTCGATGCAAGAGATTTTGCAAAACGCAGAGAATTTGCTGAATGGGGTGTAAACAAATACaatgaaaataacaattttttcaaaacggttTTGTTCACCGATGAGGCTACATTTCACAAAAATGGTATTATCAATCGTCACAATTTTCATTACTATGATAATGTAAATCCTCATCTAATAAGATCATTAGACAATCAGCATCGTTGGTCCCTCAATGTATGGGCGGGAATACTTGGAACACATTTAATTGgaccacatttttttaatttttagaacatGAAATGCCAGATTTGTTGGAAACCATACCTTTAAACGTTTTTCGTTCCATATGGTTCCAACATGATGGAGCTCCTTCTCATTATAGTGGTATTGTGAGGACTTTGCTAAATCAACAGTATCTAAATAAATGGATTGGTCGAGGAGGAGCTGTATCCTGGCCCCCCAGGTCGCCCGATCTTACcccactagatttttttttgtggggttatgtcaaaaatattgtttatagtACAACTCCAACAACAAGAGACAATATGAAAATCAGAATCCGCTATGTTTTTGACTCTATTAGAGCAAATAGAGatattctggaaaatgtttgtCGTGGAAATGTTACTCGACTTCAAGCTTGCATTGATCAGAATGgaggatatattgaaaattgtttgtaattaagtgtttattaaaagaaattcttttatattaaataaaaatagatagtgcggttattaattttgctaccttttcttaaatcttatttttcgaagaaaacctgtacatttaggtataggaaagtgtaacgatttttgattagtcatatgtttatctcttatttcgagtaataaaatatggggtgttctatttaaattaagcaagttatttcctttcaaaaagaatgcaattttcatgttattttttggacgcactgtatgagatatttcaattttaataattctggcataaaatacgtctcatatctaaggtttggtatgaatttcgatttactccagtttaaacttccttcaaaacaaagtttttaaaattgcatgatttttttaaaaaaacttaattatttcgaaatccttaagatttaggacaagtaaaccttaatgaaacttacatttatttttctcaagaaatctaaaacgatattaatatatggggcgtcctatttaaaaaaacataactttgatatttttcacttatttagaacaccctgtataaaacgaaaacaattttagaatgtacccataatcgagttctatataacgcaaaaaaaagaaattcaaaatattaaattgtttagccgtaattttccgagaccgcactaaatgaccaccctgtatatatttttttttacatctcCAAATGTATACCGTTTTGACCACTCTTTGTGTAGACTTAGGCACTTGGCTATGTAacaagggcagaaagaccagtatggtcgatagcctatttcgtatgaaataaagattatatatatatatactaatTCGCCTACTCCTGCAGCTGAGATGCAGCCCCAAACCATTATGCTCCCTCCGCCGTATTTCACAGTAGGCCAgagattattcatttttagctCTCCATTCTTTTTGCCCCATACCATTTTACGACCATCggatccaaaaatattgattttttttcatcagcaATTATAACGCTTTCTCAGTATGTTTTCTCTTTCACAACGAATTCATGAGCAAAGGCGAGACGTTTCTTGCAATTGACTTCCGATACGTATGGGGCTTCTTTCGGGCTACTCTTCTGTTCTACCCATCTTTTAATAATCGCCGAACTGTGTCAGGATGTACTTTTTTGTCACTGTATTCTAGTAAATCAGCTGTTAATTTAGGAGCACTCAGTCCAgggattattttaatttgtttaataattttacgcTTCTTACGCTTATCAATAAGTTTCGGGCGTCCTTTTTGCGAAATTGATTCAATCCGATCTTCTTGAACAAATCTTCTAATTATATCACCAACTGTACTTTTACTTATACTTAACAAATTACCGATTTCTCGATACGATCTGCCTTTAGCgtgatgaaaaataatcaattgtcgtatgtcaaaagaaatatttttgccttttcgcttcataatgtgaattttagtaAGTAATAAGTTCGCCTTCAAACTCCCTTGCACACAACCAACAAGAAAATTGAGTCTGACGCATCTCTAATCTTTTACGATCataaaacactctgtatgtaatgtttttctattattttttacctgcACTGCATCGCACCGCATTCCGtgttcgaatatttttgtgatagtAAAATTATgccttgttttctttgttcgataGTAACTTTgtacataattaaatttaaaagatcaaaaatgtatttatatatactaCAAACATTATTGTAACCAAAGATtacgcaataaataatgttagttaagaataagttagcaaaaaatctaatacttccaaaaataccatagtgtccgaatattaatACGAGTCACTGTATGTTTCCATCACCGTGTTTgatattaggtcgtgtagtatgaaatgagtagattctcgaaatgccacattcaactgcgaataacttcactctaaatctatatttggacttgacgTTTTTAagtggaaaaggcacattcttcctctttcgatcagagtttaaagtgttaaaaattattgaaaacttttatttttataaaaatttttgtgcagccatgcaaaatagtgaaattcgtgtgttaatgaaatatgacttccaccgtggaaccacaacagctcagacggctcgcaatattaatgatgtgtttggtactgaagtcacttcacagcaaataatatctcgttggttcatgttcatgaaatttcgctctggcaattttgacctaacaaatgaaccacgtggacgacctgaaactcaagtggataacgatcatctgaaagccgtggtggaagcAAATTCACGACAAAGtacgttcgaattttcgttaatattcagtgtaaccaaaaaaaacaatattgactcatttgggtgaaattggtgaggtgaagaagctggacaagtgggtaccgcatgagttgagcgacatacagaaagaacaacgtctcgaagcttgtgtttctttgttgtgccggtataataatgatccatttttgaatcggagtgt
Encoded proteins:
- the LOC136343756 gene encoding uncharacterized protein, which gives rise to MDPGSSFESESDQGSRDGPFQVPRGKKRGRKPKSAPTTPTTPRVETKRPALERQITAETNNMDTTSTPTTLESTLTSPKTKTTIEITGKKPLTNKSHTFTVYLKTTISRLEFALRWEELVPGNQDIIIKLEKTFRIKTNDEKTTNGLMTLTNSGTVSSFNLTSSPNSTLNTSNSTANPLLIPTYSAVVTGVDLEISDDLFRQNLEKIGLTKIRFCKRIISRARNTPTYMIRLITGNLATYEKLMNGRTVQFLGRVFRVVESKPPPPVPAPCSKCNQYSHRTEDCKQPIKCTKCQGPHSTSTCKSPLPPKCIVCNSEEHAAWSRKCPKRPTAPIEGIPNVKIKCINRTTTEVSQSVKEQSRIHSPLTTHNYIINKYKHQINKSNNLNRDELLKKLKKQFIDDFKVDTSVVFFGSYMYILMLDILEPNRSSHTEPQDQLRQTITNLQPSQ